The genomic stretch TCCGATGCTTATTTTAATTGCGATCAGCATCCCTGTTTTAGCTCTGTACATACAAAATGAGTTAGATGCCCTATCAAAAAAAGAATACATAGATAGTGCAAAAATAATGGGTGGAAGCCACTCTCATATTTTCAGAAAACATCTGGCGCCATTTTTGTATCCAAAACTCCTCATCCTTTTTGTACAACAGATAGGACAGGTGCTCATTATATTCGCACATCTTGGATTGTTAAACGTTTTTATTGGCGGAACTGATGTAAGAGTGATCGATTATGATATGAAAACGGGGGAGGAGACAACACAATCGTTTTCCATGTCGAATGAATGGGCCGGACTAATTGCACAAAATTTCCCTTATGCACAATCATTTCCATGGATGGTTCTTGCACCGGTTCTTGCTTTTGCCTTATCGATTCTGGCCATTAATAGCATTGTATATGGATTAACGAATCGCAAAACCTTAAGAAAACGAGAGATGAAAGCAAGCACAACTAAATCAAACATCCTTCTTCGTAAAGACCATTTTGAATTTAAGCAAACGAGTACTTCTTCTAAGCAAGGATAACACTATCCTATACGATCACTTGTACGCTATACTAATAGCTAGCGTATTTTTTAGAGAGAGGGATGTTACGATTGGCCGTTTGTATTATCGCCGAAAAGCCAGATCAGGGAACGCGCCTTGCAGCGCCTTACCCAACTGAAAAAAAACAAGGATATTTGTACATAAAACCAAACCCGGACTTTCCTGACGGAGCTTATATGACATGGGCGGTGGGACACTTATGTGAACTAGTTTCACCTGAAACCTATGAATCTTCATGGAAGAAGTGGTCGCTTCAAACACTTCCTATGATTCCAAACCAATTTCAATATCAGGTAACGAAAGGAAAATGGAAGCAGTTTAACGTGATTAAAGAACTAGTCAATAAAAAAGATGTTGGCTCAATTATCCATGCTGGAGATGCTGGGAGAGAAGGTGAGCTGATCGTTCGAACGATTTTGAACCAGGCTCGTTGTAAAAAGCCGATGAAGCGGCTTTGGATTTCTTCCTTAACTGAGCGTGCTGTAAGGGAAGGATTCCAATCTCTTTTAGAAGAAGAAGAGACTCGTAATCTTTACTATGAGGCTTATGCTAGATCATGTGCAGATTGGGTGGTTGGCATTAATGCTTCGCGTGTTTACACCCTTCTTTTTAAACAGAAGGGTGTTCAGGATGTGTTTTCTGCAGGGAGAGTTCAAACGCCTACGCTTGCGTTAGTTGTGCAAAGAGAGAAAGAAATCGCGGACTTTAAATCAGAGCCATTCTGGGAAGTAAAGGGCACGTTTGACTATAACGGAAAAATCGTTGTAGGTAAGTGGATTAAAGACGAGCAAACGAGGTTGCAATCTCCCGAAATGGCGCAGGCAGTCGCTCAATTTTGTAACCAAAAAGACTGCATTGCAAGTGAAGTAAAGAAAGAAAGAAAGCAGTACAAGCCTCCTTTTTTGTATCAGCTTTCTTCTCTTCAATCGACTGCGAATAAACGATACAAATTTTCGCCAAAAAAAACGTTGGACATTGCGCAAAAGCTTTATACGAAAGGGAATATTTCCTATCCACGAAGTGATTCTAGCTTTGTTACGAAGGATGAAGCGGCTGAATTTCCTTCCATTTTATCAAAGCTACAAAAACAAAGTGCTTATCAAGATTATTTTCCATTAAAACGTGAGTCGATTTTAACTGACAAGAGGTTTGTCAATGCATCAAAAGTAAGTGACCACTATGCGATCATCCCAACAGAACAGGTTCCAAACCTTGATAAACTGTCAGGTGATGAAGCAAAGATTTATGATTTAATTGCAAGAAGTTTACTTGCGGCGCATGAAGAGGCCTCAATTGTAGATTATACGACTTTATACACGCTTGTCGATCAGCGAGCCTTGTTCCAATCCAAAGGGCAGGTTCGCGTGCAAGAAGGTTGGCAGCGAATCATACCATCGACTCAAAAAGACGAGGAACTACCTGCTATTGAGCAGAATGAGCAGGGTAAGGTGATTTCAGCAGAAGTAACTGAGGGTAAAACCCAGCCGCCAAAACGATTTACTGAAGGGCAGCTGATTACAATGATGAAAACGGCTGGAAAGCATCTTGATGATGAGTCATTAGAGAAAATCCTTAAAGATACAGAAGGACTAGGAACAGAAGCAACGAGGGCAGGCATTATTACGATGCTGAAAGATCGGAAATATATTGAAGTTGTTAAGAATCAAGTATTCGCAACAGATAAGGGAATTCTTTTAATTGACTCCATTGGGGACGCTGTTCTTTCGAGTCCAGAAATGACGGCGAAGTGGGAGCAGCGGCTTAAACAAATTGGTAGCGGTGAAGCGTCACCCCAAACCTTTATGGAGTCTGTTAAGAAGCTTGCAGCGAAACTAACATCAGATGCGATTGAATCTTCAGCTTCCTGGGATTTAAAGGATATAAAAATAGAAGCCCAACCTTCCAAAAAATCATTAGGGAAAAAGATCGGTATATGCCCGCTCTGTGGCTCTGATGTACTTGATAAGGGGAAGTTGTTTGGATGTAGTAGCTATTCTAAAACAAACTGTGCATTTACAATTTCTAAACGTATTCTGGGGAAACCTATTTCACAAACCAATGCAAAGAAAATTCTAACAGACGGAAAATCAAATGTAATTAAAGGATTAAAAAGTAAAAAAGGTACATTCGATGCAGCGCT from Bacillus sp. Cs-700 encodes the following:
- a CDS encoding DNA topoisomerase III, whose amino-acid sequence is MLRLAVCIIAEKPDQGTRLAAPYPTEKKQGYLYIKPNPDFPDGAYMTWAVGHLCELVSPETYESSWKKWSLQTLPMIPNQFQYQVTKGKWKQFNVIKELVNKKDVGSIIHAGDAGREGELIVRTILNQARCKKPMKRLWISSLTERAVREGFQSLLEEEETRNLYYEAYARSCADWVVGINASRVYTLLFKQKGVQDVFSAGRVQTPTLALVVQREKEIADFKSEPFWEVKGTFDYNGKIVVGKWIKDEQTRLQSPEMAQAVAQFCNQKDCIASEVKKERKQYKPPFLYQLSSLQSTANKRYKFSPKKTLDIAQKLYTKGNISYPRSDSSFVTKDEAAEFPSILSKLQKQSAYQDYFPLKRESILTDKRFVNASKVSDHYAIIPTEQVPNLDKLSGDEAKIYDLIARSLLAAHEEASIVDYTTLYTLVDQRALFQSKGQVRVQEGWQRIIPSTQKDEELPAIEQNEQGKVISAEVTEGKTQPPKRFTEGQLITMMKTAGKHLDDESLEKILKDTEGLGTEATRAGIITMLKDRKYIEVVKNQVFATDKGILLIDSIGDAVLSSPEMTAKWEQRLKQIGSGEASPQTFMESVKKLAAKLTSDAIESSASWDLKDIKIEAQPSKKSLGKKIGICPLCGSDVLDKGKLFGCSSYSKTNCAFTISKRILGKPISQTNAKKILTDGKSNVIKGLKSKKGTFDAALVWSAEEKKLTFEFEKK
- a CDS encoding ABC transporter permease subunit gives rise to the protein MNKALLVRNGPFIIGVFFLLCLLVSSYVYSFYDSYNQPEKMLYDKSGNIAALAPFSPSLRFPLGSDLDGYSFVFKLIEGAKYTIGLSLIIAFCRMIFSFGFGYLLYRMPLSLRTLFSGLSNALHYAPVTIFTYILIAPVVLTFSWSYDVTTKIIFPMLILIAISIPVLALYIQNELDALSKKEYIDSAKIMGGSHSHIFRKHLAPFLYPKLLILFVQQIGQVLIIFAHLGLLNVFIGGTDVRVIDYDMKTGEETTQSFSMSNEWAGLIAQNFPYAQSFPWMVLAPVLAFALSILAINSIVYGLTNRKTLRKREMKASTTKSNILLRKDHFEFKQTSTSSKQG